One genomic window of [Clostridium] scindens ATCC 35704 includes the following:
- a CDS encoding DUF2291 domain-containing protein, whose amino-acid sequence MKKRMLALALAFTLAASTLLTGCGIVKVIKIGEEGKYTGDVEFNAGDDVAAIWEESALPELNAKAVDLKEFLEQSNGDLTALAEEYGSYSMGKSGELSYAVKGTGTVEEVNTQSQAGYMSVKLEGYNGTESVKIQIGPVYKGSSIRDTLGFIKFGDYKNQEQWAAVSQSINEIVAKDVVGPAKPESLQGKTISFVGAFTVSSGSSDVLITPVVLEAK is encoded by the coding sequence ATGAAAAAGCGTATGTTAGCACTCGCACTTGCATTTACACTTGCAGCATCCACACTCCTTACCGGATGCGGAATCGTAAAGGTAATCAAGATCGGAGAAGAAGGAAAATATACCGGAGATGTCGAATTTAACGCTGGGGACGACGTTGCAGCCATATGGGAAGAATCGGCGCTGCCGGAACTCAATGCAAAGGCTGTAGACTTAAAAGAATTCCTGGAACAGTCCAATGGAGATCTGACCGCTCTGGCAGAAGAATACGGAAGTTATTCCATGGGCAAGTCCGGAGAACTCAGTTATGCGGTAAAAGGCACCGGAACCGTGGAAGAAGTCAATACTCAGTCCCAGGCAGGATACATGTCCGTCAAACTGGAGGGATATAACGGGACGGAATCCGTCAAGATCCAGATCGGACCGGTATACAAAGGATCATCCATCCGGGACACGCTTGGCTTTATCAAATTTGGAGATTACAAGAATCAGGAACAGTGGGCAGCGGTATCCCAGAGTATTAACGAGATCGTAGCCAAGGATGTTGTTGGGCCGGCGAAGCCGGAATCCCTGCAGGGAAAGACGATTTCATTTGTAGGAGCATTTACGGTATCCAGCGGAAGTTCGGATGTGCTGATTACGCCTGTGGTACTGGAAGCAAAGTAA
- a CDS encoding D-ribose ABC transporter substrate-binding protein encodes MKGFKKVLAVLLTVAMVGAMAVGCGSKGDDKKAEDKKTEDKAEDKKNDEALKGGGSNIMYIITPSVSNPAFKAEVDTASAKAEEFGYEVKAVSHDDDPTKQTELFDSAIADKAAAIICDNAGADATVEAVKKAREAGIPTFLIDREINEEGVAISQIVANNYQGAKAIAEKFVEAMGEKGKYVELLGKESDTNAGVRSSAFHEVIDQYPDMEMVAQQTANWEKTEAYDKMEAMLQANPDIEGVICGNDTMLEGVCAALQAAGKKLPVIGVDGSDEAAALIKSGDATGTALQQFAVIAEMAVEQADQYLKEGSTGVDEKQLVDCIAITSENVDKLAGFVYTE; translated from the coding sequence ATGAAAGGTTTCAAAAAAGTATTGGCCGTGTTGCTTACAGTAGCAATGGTTGGAGCGATGGCAGTCGGATGCGGCTCCAAAGGAGATGACAAAAAGGCAGAGGACAAGAAGACAGAGGATAAGGCAGAGGACAAGAAGAATGACGAAGCGTTAAAGGGCGGCGGCTCTAACATCATGTACATCATCACTCCTTCCGTATCTAATCCGGCTTTCAAGGCAGAGGTTGATACCGCTTCCGCGAAAGCAGAAGAATTTGGATATGAAGTAAAAGCAGTATCCCACGATGATGACCCGACCAAGCAGACCGAGTTGTTCGACAGCGCGATTGCCGACAAGGCAGCAGCCATCATCTGTGACAATGCAGGCGCGGATGCTACGGTAGAGGCGGTTAAGAAGGCAAGGGAAGCAGGGATCCCGACATTCCTGATTGACCGTGAGATCAATGAAGAAGGCGTTGCTATTTCCCAGATCGTAGCAAATAACTACCAGGGAGCAAAGGCTATCGCTGAGAAGTTCGTAGAAGCTATGGGTGAAAAAGGAAAATATGTAGAACTGTTAGGAAAAGAGTCTGATACCAACGCAGGCGTACGTTCTTCTGCTTTCCATGAGGTGATCGACCAGTATCCGGATATGGAAATGGTTGCGCAGCAGACGGCAAACTGGGAAAAGACGGAAGCTTATGACAAGATGGAAGCTATGCTTCAGGCTAACCCGGACATCGAAGGCGTTATCTGCGGCAATGACACCATGTTAGAGGGCGTGTGCGCGGCACTTCAGGCAGCAGGCAAGAAACTTCCGGTTATCGGCGTTGATGGTTCCGACGAGGCAGCAGCCCTGATCAAATCCGGAGATGCTACCGGAACAGCGCTTCAGCAGTTCGCGGTCATCGCTGAGATGGCAGTAGAGCAGGCTGACCAGTACCTCAAAGAAGGATCTACTGGCGTAGATGAAAAACAGCTGGTTGACTGTATCGCGATTACGTCAGAGAACGTAGACAAGTTAGCAGGATTTGTTTACACGGAATAA
- a CDS encoding transketolase family protein: MGRIANKQVICEVLMEAAKTDQDIVALCSDSRGSASFAPFASAYPKQFVETGIAEQNLVSISAGLAKCGKKSYAVSPACFLSTRSYEQCKVDVAYSNTNVKLIGISGGVSYGALGMSHHSAQDIAAMAAVPNMRVYLPSDRLQTECLVKKLLGDDKPAYIRVGRNAVDDIYEEGSVPFTMDKATVVTEGTDVAIIACGEMVKPAVEAAALLKEQGISAAVVDMYCIKPLDKETIVETASGAKAVVTVEEHAPFGGLGSMVSQVVGSECPRKVINMSLPDEPVITGSSREVFDYYGLNAEGIAQRAAEALK; this comes from the coding sequence GTGGGTAGGATAGCAAATAAACAGGTAATATGTGAAGTGTTGATGGAGGCGGCGAAAACGGATCAGGACATTGTAGCGCTTTGCAGCGACTCAAGAGGAAGCGCATCCTTCGCCCCGTTTGCCAGTGCGTATCCAAAGCAGTTCGTGGAGACGGGAATCGCAGAGCAGAATCTGGTGAGCATCTCCGCTGGCCTGGCCAAATGCGGCAAGAAGTCTTATGCGGTATCTCCGGCATGCTTCCTGTCAACCAGAAGTTACGAGCAGTGCAAAGTTGATGTAGCCTATTCCAATACGAATGTAAAGCTGATCGGGATCAGCGGCGGCGTAAGCTATGGGGCGCTGGGAATGAGCCACCATTCCGCCCAGGATATCGCGGCAATGGCGGCAGTGCCGAATATGAGAGTGTATCTTCCAAGCGACAGACTCCAGACGGAGTGCCTGGTCAAGAAATTGCTTGGAGATGATAAGCCGGCATATATCCGGGTTGGAAGAAACGCCGTGGATGACATCTATGAGGAAGGCAGCGTTCCGTTTACAATGGATAAGGCAACGGTAGTGACGGAAGGAACGGACGTAGCCATCATTGCCTGCGGAGAGATGGTAAAGCCTGCGGTGGAAGCGGCGGCACTTCTTAAGGAACAGGGGATCAGCGCGGCGGTTGTAGATATGTACTGCATCAAGCCTCTGGACAAAGAGACCATCGTCGAGACGGCATCCGGGGCAAAGGCAGTGGTCACCGTAGAAGAGCATGCGCCGTTCGGCGGCCTGGGCTCCATGGTAAGCCAGGTGGTAGGAAGCGAATGCCCAAGGAAGGTAATCAACATGTCTCTTCCGGACGAACCGGTGATTACCGGCTCATCCAGAGAAGTATTTGACTATTACGGGCTAAATGCCGAAGGGATTGCCCAGAGGGCGGCCGAAGCATTGAAATAA
- a CDS encoding transketolase yields the protein MENLKALAYELRENVIDMIVEGKAGHIGGDMSVMEILTEIYFDQMNISPLNADDPDRDKFIMSKGHSVEAYYAVLAAKGFFDIKDVIAKFSKFGSKFIGHPNNKLPGIEMNSGSLGHGLPVSVGMALAGKMDDRDYRVYTVMGDGELAEGSVWEGAMAASHYKLDNLCAVVDRNRLQISGRTEDVMAHDDLHERFKAFGWNVIDVEDGNDIDQLKEAFNTAKTVKGRPSVLIANTVKGKGSSVMEDKANWHHKVPSGEELAQIRKDLADRKEAALRG from the coding sequence ATGGAGAATTTGAAAGCACTCGCTTACGAATTAAGAGAAAATGTAATCGACATGATTGTGGAAGGGAAGGCCGGACATATCGGCGGAGACATGAGCGTCATGGAGATACTGACAGAGATTTATTTTGACCAGATGAATATAAGCCCGCTGAACGCAGATGACCCGGACCGCGACAAGTTCATCATGAGCAAGGGGCATTCCGTGGAAGCGTATTATGCAGTGCTGGCAGCAAAGGGATTCTTTGATATCAAGGATGTGATCGCCAAGTTCAGCAAATTCGGCTCCAAGTTCATCGGACATCCCAACAATAAGCTTCCGGGAATTGAGATGAACTCCGGCTCCCTGGGACATGGCCTTCCGGTCAGCGTGGGAATGGCGCTTGCCGGAAAGATGGATGACAGGGACTACAGAGTCTACACGGTAATGGGCGACGGCGAGCTGGCTGAAGGCTCCGTATGGGAAGGCGCCATGGCGGCAAGCCACTACAAGCTTGACAACCTGTGCGCGGTAGTCGATAGAAACCGCTTGCAGATATCCGGACGGACTGAGGACGTGATGGCCCATGATGACCTTCATGAGAGATTCAAGGCATTTGGCTGGAATGTCATCGATGTAGAAGATGGCAATGACATAGACCAGCTAAAGGAAGCGTTCAATACGGCAAAGACGGTAAAGGGCAGGCCTTCCGTGCTCATTGCCAATACGGTGAAAGGGAAGGGTTCTTCCGTAATGGAGGACAAAGCAAACTGGCACCACAAAGTTCCAAGTGGAGAGGAACTGGCGCAGATCAGAAAAGATCTCGCGGATAGAAAGGAGGCGGCGCTTCGTGGGTAG
- a CDS encoding L-fucose/L-arabinose isomerase family protein, which yields MATIKLGYAPTRRSIFSAPDAIKYRGLTADRLRELGIDFVDIDDINEEGLLYDDNDVKKIAAKFKEAGIDGLFLAHCNFGTEYVCARLAKELNVPVLLWGPLDERPDENGARLRDTQCGLFATGKVLRRFQIPFTYMTNCRLNDPVFERGVRDFQAVCNVVKTFRNIRILQISTRPFDFWTTMCNEGELLEKFNIQLSPIPMTELTEEVKAVKEEGDKVAEMIAYIRENMEVKIKDNEVENVAALAVAMEQLIDRYGCKAGAIQCWNALQTELGIMPCAANAILNEKGIPVVCETDIHGAITALLVEAAGMGEKRGFFADWTIRHPDIENGELLQHCGPWPLSVALEKPKLTYPLAFDHPGSLTAEAKHGDVTLCRFDGDNGEYSLLLGNARGVDGPKGMGTYLWVEVDNIKRLESKIVEGPYIHHCVGIHKDVVPVLYEACKYIGVKPDLYDPIEEDVKAYLRGE from the coding sequence ATGGCAACTATCAAATTAGGGTATGCACCCACAAGGAGAAGCATCTTCAGCGCGCCGGACGCGATCAAGTACAGAGGATTGACGGCAGACAGGCTGAGAGAGCTTGGAATTGACTTTGTTGATATTGATGATATCAATGAAGAAGGACTTCTTTATGACGACAATGACGTCAAGAAGATTGCGGCGAAGTTCAAAGAGGCGGGCATTGACGGACTGTTCCTTGCACACTGCAATTTTGGTACGGAATATGTCTGCGCAAGGCTTGCGAAAGAACTGAATGTGCCGGTTCTTCTGTGGGGGCCGCTGGACGAGAGGCCGGATGAGAACGGTGCGAGGCTCAGAGACACGCAGTGCGGACTGTTTGCAACCGGGAAAGTATTAAGGAGATTCCAGATACCATTTACATATATGACAAACTGCAGGTTAAATGACCCGGTATTTGAAAGAGGGGTAAGAGATTTCCAGGCGGTGTGCAACGTGGTGAAGACATTCCGCAATATCCGAATCCTTCAGATCTCGACCAGGCCGTTTGACTTCTGGACCACGATGTGTAATGAAGGCGAGCTTCTGGAGAAGTTCAATATCCAGCTTTCCCCGATTCCGATGACGGAACTTACGGAGGAAGTCAAGGCGGTCAAGGAAGAGGGCGATAAAGTCGCGGAAATGATCGCGTACATCCGTGAGAACATGGAAGTAAAGATCAAGGACAACGAAGTGGAGAATGTGGCTGCCCTTGCGGTTGCCATGGAACAGTTGATCGACAGGTATGGCTGCAAGGCGGGAGCGATCCAGTGCTGGAATGCTCTCCAGACGGAACTTGGCATCATGCCTTGCGCGGCTAACGCGATCCTCAATGAGAAGGGAATCCCGGTCGTATGCGAGACGGATATTCATGGAGCCATTACCGCGCTACTGGTAGAGGCGGCAGGAATGGGTGAGAAGAGAGGCTTCTTCGCAGACTGGACTATCCGCCATCCGGATATCGAGAATGGAGAACTGCTGCAGCACTGCGGCCCATGGCCGTTATCCGTTGCACTAGAAAAGCCGAAACTTACCTATCCGCTGGCTTTCGACCATCCGGGCAGCCTTACGGCAGAGGCGAAGCACGGAGACGTGACCCTGTGCAGATTCGATGGGGACAACGGGGAATACTCTCTGCTCCTTGGCAATGCCAGAGGGGTAGACGGACCGAAAGGAATGGGAACCTATCTCTGGGTGGAAGTTGACAATATCAAGCGCCTGGAGTCCAAGATCGTGGAAGGCCCATACATTCATCACTGCGTGGGAATCCACAAGGACGTGGTTCCTGTCCTGTATGAGGCATGCAAATATATCGGCGTAAAGCCGGACCTGTATGACCCGATTGAAGAAGATGTAAAAGCATATCTAAGAGGAGAATGA
- a CDS encoding LacI family DNA-binding transcriptional regulator encodes MKVSIKQISQMTGFSPATVSNALNRKKGVNEETSRKIFKVAEELGYQTEKTITKIKFVTYRKNGRIIDDSLIFPAMIEGVERQAKELGYETAFSHLNYEDDAFQERLKEVLEDTNSLMILLGTEMMEEDYQPFMDYKGYMIVLDGWCEEMAFDGVLINNTDAACNAVEYLIENGHRRIGYLRGDYRIKAFQYREYGYYRTLGRHGLAEAPEYVVTLGTTLETAYEGMKAYLEEAPALPTAYFADNDVIALGAMRALEEKGIKIPNQVSIVGFDDIRFGSVSTPGLTTIHVHKQEMGEVAVRRALDHIRYSRRQVKMKIQVGTDFLVRGSVRNLDIEEAKGQERMEEVKWQLSN; translated from the coding sequence GTGAAGGTCAGTATAAAACAGATAAGCCAGATGACGGGCTTTTCTCCGGCGACTGTCTCCAATGCTTTGAATCGCAAGAAGGGTGTGAACGAAGAAACTTCAAGGAAAATATTCAAAGTAGCAGAGGAACTGGGATACCAGACGGAAAAGACAATAACAAAGATTAAATTCGTGACCTACAGGAAGAATGGACGCATCATAGATGACAGCCTGATATTTCCTGCCATGATAGAAGGTGTTGAGCGGCAGGCGAAGGAACTGGGTTATGAGACGGCCTTCAGCCATCTGAATTATGAAGATGACGCGTTTCAGGAGAGGCTTAAGGAAGTGCTTGAAGACACCAATTCGCTGATGATACTCCTGGGTACGGAGATGATGGAAGAAGACTATCAGCCCTTTATGGACTACAAAGGATATATGATCGTGCTGGATGGATGGTGCGAAGAGATGGCTTTTGACGGAGTGCTGATCAACAATACGGATGCAGCCTGCAACGCGGTGGAATATCTGATAGAAAATGGACATCGCAGAATTGGATATCTGCGGGGGGATTACCGGATCAAGGCTTTCCAGTACAGGGAATATGGATATTACCGCACGCTTGGAAGGCATGGCCTGGCAGAGGCACCGGAATACGTGGTCACGCTGGGGACGACGCTGGAGACGGCATACGAAGGCATGAAAGCCTACCTGGAAGAAGCGCCGGCATTGCCGACAGCGTACTTCGCGGATAATGACGTGATCGCGCTTGGGGCTATGAGAGCCCTGGAAGAAAAAGGAATCAAGATACCGAATCAGGTGTCCATCGTAGGATTCGACGATATCCGTTTTGGCTCCGTCTCCACCCCGGGGCTTACAACGATCCATGTACACAAGCAGGAGATGGGAGAGGTGGCGGTAAGAAGGGCTCTGGACCATATCCGGTATTCCAGAAGGCAAGTAAAGATGAAGATACAGGTTGGCACAGATTTTCTTGTAAGAGGAAGTGTCAGGAACTTAGATATAGAGGAAGCCAAGGGGCAAGAAAGGATGGAGGAAGTAAAATGGCAACTATCAAATTAG
- a CDS encoding LacI family DNA-binding transcriptional regulator, translated as MKVSIRKISEITGFSPATVSNALNRKRGVNAETSEKIFRVAEELGYRMEEKIKKIRFVIFRRSGLIIDDSPFHPAVIEGVEHQAKSMGYETVFCHVDINDAQYQMQINEILSDTESAVVLLGTEMLEEDFEPFTQAKNKIILLDGWSDRYFFDSVLISNTDSAAKAVEYLAGKGHKDIGYIQGDFRIQAFRYREIGFKRVMERYGLPVRPEYIATVGTRIETAYEGMKRYLDETPVIPTAYFADNDTIAIGAMRAIKEYGYGIPEDVSIIGFDNISFGAISDPPLTTINVYKREMGETAVRELVLAIEDPKKVRMKIQVCTDFVERGSVRKI; from the coding sequence ATGAAGGTTAGTATACGGAAAATAAGTGAAATCACAGGATTTTCTCCCGCGACGGTCTCCAATGCGCTGAACCGTAAGCGGGGGGTGAATGCGGAGACGTCGGAGAAAATATTCAGGGTAGCGGAAGAACTGGGGTACCGGATGGAGGAGAAGATTAAGAAGATCCGGTTCGTCATTTTTCGGAGGAGCGGGCTGATTATTGATGACAGCCCCTTCCATCCGGCAGTGATCGAAGGCGTAGAGCATCAGGCGAAGAGCATGGGATACGAGACGGTGTTCTGCCATGTGGATATCAATGACGCCCAGTACCAGATGCAGATCAATGAGATTCTCTCGGATACGGAGAGCGCCGTGGTTCTTCTGGGAACGGAGATGCTGGAGGAAGATTTCGAACCGTTTACTCAAGCCAAGAATAAAATTATCCTGCTGGACGGGTGGAGCGACCGGTACTTTTTTGACAGCGTGCTGATAAGCAACACGGATTCGGCTGCAAAGGCGGTGGAATATCTGGCTGGCAAGGGGCATAAGGACATTGGATATATCCAGGGGGACTTCCGGATCCAGGCATTCCGGTACAGAGAGATTGGATTCAAAAGGGTTATGGAAAGGTATGGGCTTCCCGTAAGGCCGGAATATATTGCGACGGTGGGTACCCGGATTGAGACTGCCTATGAAGGAATGAAGCGGTATCTGGATGAGACGCCGGTGATACCGACGGCATATTTTGCGGATAATGATACGATAGCTATAGGCGCGATGCGGGCGATTAAGGAGTATGGATACGGAATACCTGAGGACGTGTCTATCATAGGGTTTGACAATATTTCCTTCGGGGCTATCTCGGACCCGCCGCTTACGACGATCAACGTCTATAAGCGGGAGATGGGAGAGACCGCCGTGAGGGAATTGGTACTGGCGATCGAGGATCCCAAGAAAGTGAGGATGAAGATACAAGTCTGTACGGATTTTGTGGAAAGAGGAAGCGTAAGAAAAATATAA
- the rplL gene encoding 50S ribosomal protein L7/L12 — translation MAKLTTAEFIDAIKELSVLELNDLVKACEEEFGVSAAAGVVVAAAGADAGAAAEEKDEFDVELVSAGSSKVKVIKVVREVTGLGLKEAKELVDSAPKVIKEAASKAEAEEIKAKLEGEGAEVNLK, via the coding sequence ATGGCAAAATTAACAACAGCTGAATTTATTGATGCAATCAAAGAATTATCAGTATTAGAATTAAATGACTTAGTAAAAGCATGTGAAGAAGAATTTGGTGTATCTGCAGCAGCAGGCGTAGTAGTTGCGGCAGCAGGCGCAGATGCAGGCGCAGCAGCGGAAGAGAAGGATGAGTTCGATGTAGAATTAGTATCCGCAGGCTCTTCTAAGGTTAAGGTTATCAAGGTTGTTCGTGAAGTAACAGGCCTTGGACTGAAAGAAGCAAAAGAATTAGTTGACAGCGCTCCGAAGGTAATCAAAGAGGCTGCATCTAAGGCTGAGGCTGAGGAAATCAAAGCTAAGCTTGAGGGCGAAGGCGCAGAAGTTAACCTTAAATAA
- the rplJ gene encoding 50S ribosomal protein L10: protein MAKVELKQPIVQAIAEDVKDAASVVLVDYRGLTVAQDTELRKQLRDAGIVYKVCKNTMMKRAFEGTELAALEEHLEGPSAIAISKDDATAPARILCKFAKDAKALELKAGVIEGAVYDVDGLTELSKIPSREELLAKLLGSMQSPITNLARVLNQIAEQGGAGNCEAAAPAEEAAVEEAASAEEAATEETPAE, encoded by the coding sequence GTGGCAAAAGTTGAATTGAAACAACCAATCGTACAGGCTATTGCAGAAGATGTCAAAGATGCAGCAAGCGTTGTATTAGTTGACTATCGCGGACTTACTGTTGCTCAGGATACAGAACTGCGTAAACAGTTGAGGGATGCAGGAATCGTCTACAAAGTTTGTAAAAACACAATGATGAAGAGAGCTTTTGAAGGAACTGAATTAGCAGCTTTAGAAGAACACTTGGAAGGACCAAGCGCTATTGCGATCTCTAAAGACGATGCTACAGCTCCGGCAAGAATCCTTTGCAAGTTCGCAAAAGATGCAAAAGCCCTTGAGTTAAAAGCAGGCGTGATTGAAGGCGCGGTATACGATGTTGACGGCCTGACAGAACTGTCAAAGATTCCGTCAAGAGAAGAATTGCTGGCCAAATTGCTTGGAAGCATGCAGTCACCAATTACCAATCTTGCTCGTGTACTTAACCAGATCGCAGAGCAGGGCGGAGCAGGGAACTGCGAAGCGGCAGCCCCTGCAGAAGAGGCGGCGGTAGAAGAAGCAGCCTCTGCAGAAGAAGCGGCAACAGAAGAAACACCGGCGGAGTAG
- a CDS encoding nuclear transport factor 2 family protein: MDEIKTLLAKEAIRDQIYVYCRALDRIDNELGHSVFAEDSQVDYGPTYRGTGRGFIDNMLEQHRHMICTHHMMTNILIKVDGDKAVSETYMYAACKMPGKEGKTFTVEARCRDIDNWECRDGKWLIVKRTVAGDNTRIISRYKDLEMYNTSRDDKNDPSYAVLGEIE, from the coding sequence ATGGATGAGATTAAGACACTGCTGGCAAAAGAGGCTATAAGGGATCAGATCTACGTTTACTGCCGCGCGCTTGACCGTATTGACAATGAACTGGGGCATTCTGTGTTTGCAGAGGACAGCCAGGTAGACTATGGCCCCACTTACAGAGGAACGGGAAGAGGATTTATTGATAATATGCTGGAGCAGCACAGACATATGATCTGTACCCATCATATGATGACGAACATCCTGATCAAGGTGGACGGGGATAAAGCAGTCAGCGAGACTTATATGTACGCTGCCTGCAAGATGCCGGGCAAGGAAGGCAAGACATTTACCGTAGAAGCCAGGTGTCGGGATATTGATAACTGGGAATGCCGTGATGGCAAGTGGCTGATCGTAAAGAGGACGGTTGCAGGAGATAACACCCGCATCATTTCCCGTTATAAAGATCTTGAAATGTATAATACCAGCCGCGATGATAAAAATGATCCCTCATATGCGGTTCTGGGCGAAATAGAATAG